DNA sequence from the Paenibacillus azoreducens genome:
GGATTTGTCGGAGAGAAGAAAACTCGAATGACTGACTTCATTCGGTGGCAGGTTATATTCGTAAAGCCATCATGCGGCTTTTGTAATACGGATGCTTTTTCCTGGTGGAGAAGGGAATAGCCTTGAGAAAAACAGGTGTGCGAAATAGTCGAAAAAGGGCTATAATCAGTTAAGTTGAACTAAAGAAAAGCATAGGGGATAGGCAAAAGGGAGAAATGATTCTGGAGAAGCGAAGCGTTCGCCTTTGTGATCGGATTTCAACCATGAAAGTATAAATCAAAGAAATCTGGGAGCAACAGCGATCGAAAGAACATTTCACCCGGCTGCCTACATCCGTGCAAATCATTGGTTCAACTTATATAGTTAAGACAAGTCGGTTGCTAAAAGGCTGTAATGGCTTATCAATCGGCTCCGACAGATGATTACCGTGTGCAGCGTTAGAAGGGATGCTTTCATTTATGTATGTAGTATGCAAAGAACATTTGGAGCTTGCCATTGATATGTTTGTCGATGAATACGAGGATGCTCCGGACGTCGTGGACTTGAAGGATACGGAGTTTTCCGATTGGGATCCGCCGGTGCAGTGTGCGCATTGCGAGCAGGCAGGCAAGTTTCTGGTGGTTTAAACACAAGGGGAACAGGAGAGAAAGGAGCGTGGAGGCACGCTCCTTTTTTTTGAAGATAATAGAGGGTGGCTAGGTAAAACCAGGTACCATGTGAAGTTAGTTTGCGCGGCAGCCCGATTGGCCCGGGAGACAATGCGCTCTTTTCAGAGGTGAAAGTTGCAAAAGTGCATCTTTTTTAGCGTTCCAGGCAACTATGGCTAGAAAGCTTGCAAAAGTGCATCTTTTCCCCCGCTTTTAGACATAAACAGACGATTCGTGGTCAAATTGATGTATTTTCGCAACAATTTTGCATTTCATGCTATAAAAGGCCTGAAAAGGATGCACTTTCGCAACATTTTCCTGATCACATGATCAGCTGTCTGCAAAAGCTTGCGCCCTGAATCCATTTCATAATGGATGTATATCGAATGCTTGACCTAGATATTGGATCAACCAGCGGTTGACATTATGAAATTGATTCCATTTGCAAGTTTTTCATTGGAAAGGGGCGAAAGTGCGGGAAAAAGATGCAGATTAGCAGGCTTTTTATCATATCTCTTGTCACTTATAAAGCGGCCATACCTTTCCTCGCTAAATGACGGATGGGGTCCGCAGATATTTACCATAATAGATGACATTAGCGTAAGACGGAGGACATATCATGTTGATTCAAATCATTGGCGTCGGCAAATTGAAAGAGAAGTATTTGGTGCAGGGCATCCAGGAATACGCCAAGCGGTTGACTCCCTACATCAAGTTCCAGGTGATTGAGGTCGCGGACGAAAAAGCTCCGGACACCTTAAGCGAAGCGGAGGTGTCGATCGTAAAGGAGCGCGAGGGCGAACGCATCCTCGCGCATGTCAAAGAGAGCGCGTATGTGATCGCGCTCGCTATCGGCGGCCAGCTGTGGAGCTCGGAAGAGCTGGCCGCCGAACTCGACCGGCTCGGCACTTACGGGACGAGCCATGTCGTGTTCGTGATCGGAGGGAGCCACGGGCTCTCCGATCACGTGCTGCGTCGCGCCCAGCAGAAGC
Encoded proteins:
- a CDS encoding CxxH/CxxC protein — encoded protein: MYVVCKEHLELAIDMFVDEYEDAPDVVDLKDTEFSDWDPPVQCAHCEQAGKFLVV
- the rlmH gene encoding 23S rRNA (pseudouridine(1915)-N(3))-methyltransferase RlmH; this translates as MLIQIIGVGKLKEKYLVQGIQEYAKRLTPYIKFQVIEVADEKAPDTLSEAEVSIVKEREGERILAHVKESAYVIALAIGGQLWSSEELAAELDRLGTYGTSHVVFVIGGSHGLSDHVLRRAQQKLSFGRMTLPHQLMRLVLTEQIYRAVTINKGTKYHK